A single genomic interval of Tursiops truncatus isolate mTurTru1 chromosome 1, mTurTru1.mat.Y, whole genome shotgun sequence harbors:
- the MSTO1 gene encoding protein misato homolog 1 isoform X2, with protein MAGGPREVLTLQLGHFAGFVGAHWWNQQDAALCRPTDAKEPPGELCPDVLYRTGRTLHGQETYTPRLILMDLKGSLSSLKQEGGLYKDKQLDAAIAWQGKLTTHKEEIYPKNPYLQDLLSAEGVLNSDGIWRVKSIPNGKGPPPFTTATTPKPVLPTEGSIRVWSDFLRVHLHPRSICMIQKYNHDGEAGRLEAFGQGESILKEPKYLEELEDRLHFYVEECDYLQGFQILCDLHNGFSGVGAKAAELLQDEYSGRGIITWGLLPGPYCLGEPQKNIYRLLNTAFGLVHLSAHSSLVCPLSLGGSLGLQPEPPVNFPHLQYDAALPFHCGAILATALDTVTVPYRLCSSPVSMVHLADMLNFSGKKVVTAGATIPFPLVPSQSLPDTLMQLGEATPWTPLSACGDPSGTCCFAQSVVLRGLDRACHTSQLTPGTPLPSPLHACTTGEEVLAQYLQQQQPRVRSSSHLLLTPCKVVPPYPYLFSSSFSQQGLVLDGPPTGAVESIPVLGALCSSSSLNRALGDLAKDLARLDLRRWASFMDAGVEQDDLEETLQELRSLAQCYQSGDSLMD; from the exons atgGCGGGGGGTCCCCGGGAGGTGCTCACTTTGCAGTTGGGACATTTTGCGGGTTTCGTGGGAGCGCACTGGTGGAACCAGCAG GATGCTGCGCTGTGCAGGCCGACCGATGCCAAAGAACCGCCGGGAGAGCTGTGCCCCGACGTCCTGTACCGGACCGGCCGGACGTTACACGGCCAAGAGACTTACACGCCGAGACTCATACTCATGGATCTGAAGG GTAGTCTGAGCTCCCTAAAACAAGAAGGTGGACTCTACAAGGACAAGCAGCTAGATGCTGCAATAGCATG GCAAGGGAAGCTCACCACACACAAAGAGGAAATCTATCCCAAGAACCCTTATCTCCAGGACCTCCTGAGTGCAGAG GGAGTGCTGAATAGTGATGGTATCTGGAGGGTCAAATCCATTCCCAATGGCAAAG GTCCCCCACCATTCACCACCGCTACAACTCCAAAACCAGTTCTCCCCACAGAGGGCAGCATCAGAGTCTGGTCAGACTTTCTCAGAGTCCATCTCCATCCCCGGAGCATCTGTATGATTCAGAAGTACAACCATGATGG GGAAGCAGGTCGCCTGGAGGCTTTTGGCCAAGGGGAGAGTATCCTGAAGGAACCCAAGTACCTGGAAGAGCTGGAGGACAGGCTGCACTTCTACGTGGAGGAATGCGACTACCTGCAG GGCTTCCAGATCCTGTGTGACCTGCACAATGGCTTCTCTGGGGTAGGCGCCAAGGCCGCAGAGTTGCTACAAGACGAGTATTCAGGGCGGGGAATAATAACCTGGGGCCTGCTCCCTGGTCCGTACTGCCTCGGG GAGCCCCAGAAAAACATCTACCGTCTGCTAAACACAGCTTTCGGTCTGGTGCACCTGTCTGCTCACAGCTCTCTGGTCTGCCCCTTATCCTTGGGTGGGAGCCTGGGGCTGCAACCTGAGCCACCTGTCAACTTCCCTCACCTGCAATATGAT GCCGCTCTGCCCTTCCACTGTGGCGCCATCCTGGCTACAGCCCTGGACACAGTCACTGTTCCTTATCGCCTATGCTCCTCACCAGTTTCCATGGTTCATCTGGCTGATATGCTGAACTTCTCTGGGAAAAAG GTGGTCACAGCAGGAGCAACCATCCCCTTCCCCTTAGTTCCAAGCCAGTCCCTCCCTGATACGCTGATGCAGCTTGGAGAGGCCACCCCATGGACCCCACTGTCTGCATGTGGGGACCCTTCTGGAACGTGCTGCTTTGCCCAGTCCGTGGTGCTGAGGGGTCTAGACAGAGCATGCCACACCAG TCAGCTCACCCCAGGGacacccctgccctcccccctccatGCGTGCACCACCGGGGAAGAAGTCTTGGCCCAGTacttgcagcagcagcagcctcgAGTCAGGAG CTCTTCTCATCTGCTGCTGACTCCCTGTAAGGTGGTTCCTCCTTACCCCTACCTCTTCTCCTCAAGCTTCAGCCAGCAGGGTTTGGTTCTGGATGGTCCCCCAACAGGGGCAG TGGAGAGCATCCCAGTGCTCGGGGCCCTCTGCTCCTCTTCATCCTTGAACCGGGCCCTGGGAGATTTGGCCAAAGATCTCGCCAGACTCGACCTGCGGCGCTGGGCCAGCTTCATGGACGCTGGAGTGGAACAGGATGACCTAGAGGAGACGCTGCAGGAGCTACGCAGCCTGGCCCAGTGCTACCAGAGTGGCGACAGCCTCATGGACTAA
- the MSTO1 gene encoding protein misato homolog 1 isoform X3 produces MAGGPREVLTLQLGHFAGFVGAHWWNQQDAALCRPTDAKEPPGELCPDVLYRTGRTLHGQETYTPRLILMDLKGSLSSLKQEGGLYKDKQLDAAIAWQGKLTTHKEEIYPKNPYLQDLLSAEGVLNSDGIWRVKSIPNGKGPPPFTTATTPKPVLPTEGSIRVWSDFLRVHLHPRSICMIQKYNHDGEAGRLEAFGQGESILKEPKYLEELEDRLHFYVEECDYLQGFQILCDLHNGFSGVGAKAAELLQDEYSGRGIITWGLLPGPYCLGAALPFHCGAILATALDTVTVPYRLCSSPVSMVHLADMLNFSGKKVVTAGATIPFPLVPSQSLPDTLMQLGEATPWTPLSACGDPSGTCCFAQSVVLRGLDRACHTSQLTPGTPLPSPLHACTTGEEVLAQYLQQQQPRVRSSSHLLLTPCKVVPPYPYLFSSSFSQQGLVLDGPPTGAAVESIPVLGALCSSSSLNRALGDLAKDLARLDLRRWASFMDAGVEQDDLEETLQELRSLAQCYQSGDSLMD; encoded by the exons atgGCGGGGGGTCCCCGGGAGGTGCTCACTTTGCAGTTGGGACATTTTGCGGGTTTCGTGGGAGCGCACTGGTGGAACCAGCAG GATGCTGCGCTGTGCAGGCCGACCGATGCCAAAGAACCGCCGGGAGAGCTGTGCCCCGACGTCCTGTACCGGACCGGCCGGACGTTACACGGCCAAGAGACTTACACGCCGAGACTCATACTCATGGATCTGAAGG GTAGTCTGAGCTCCCTAAAACAAGAAGGTGGACTCTACAAGGACAAGCAGCTAGATGCTGCAATAGCATG GCAAGGGAAGCTCACCACACACAAAGAGGAAATCTATCCCAAGAACCCTTATCTCCAGGACCTCCTGAGTGCAGAG GGAGTGCTGAATAGTGATGGTATCTGGAGGGTCAAATCCATTCCCAATGGCAAAG GTCCCCCACCATTCACCACCGCTACAACTCCAAAACCAGTTCTCCCCACAGAGGGCAGCATCAGAGTCTGGTCAGACTTTCTCAGAGTCCATCTCCATCCCCGGAGCATCTGTATGATTCAGAAGTACAACCATGATGG GGAAGCAGGTCGCCTGGAGGCTTTTGGCCAAGGGGAGAGTATCCTGAAGGAACCCAAGTACCTGGAAGAGCTGGAGGACAGGCTGCACTTCTACGTGGAGGAATGCGACTACCTGCAG GGCTTCCAGATCCTGTGTGACCTGCACAATGGCTTCTCTGGGGTAGGCGCCAAGGCCGCAGAGTTGCTACAAGACGAGTATTCAGGGCGGGGAATAATAACCTGGGGCCTGCTCCCTGGTCCGTACTGCCTCGGG GCCGCTCTGCCCTTCCACTGTGGCGCCATCCTGGCTACAGCCCTGGACACAGTCACTGTTCCTTATCGCCTATGCTCCTCACCAGTTTCCATGGTTCATCTGGCTGATATGCTGAACTTCTCTGGGAAAAAG GTGGTCACAGCAGGAGCAACCATCCCCTTCCCCTTAGTTCCAAGCCAGTCCCTCCCTGATACGCTGATGCAGCTTGGAGAGGCCACCCCATGGACCCCACTGTCTGCATGTGGGGACCCTTCTGGAACGTGCTGCTTTGCCCAGTCCGTGGTGCTGAGGGGTCTAGACAGAGCATGCCACACCAG TCAGCTCACCCCAGGGacacccctgccctcccccctccatGCGTGCACCACCGGGGAAGAAGTCTTGGCCCAGTacttgcagcagcagcagcctcgAGTCAGGAG CTCTTCTCATCTGCTGCTGACTCCCTGTAAGGTGGTTCCTCCTTACCCCTACCTCTTCTCCTCAAGCTTCAGCCAGCAGGGTTTGGTTCTGGATGGTCCCCCAACAGGGGCAG CAGTGGAGAGCATCCCAGTGCTCGGGGCCCTCTGCTCCTCTTCATCCTTGAACCGGGCCCTGGGAGATTTGGCCAAAGATCTCGCCAGACTCGACCTGCGGCGCTGGGCCAGCTTCATGGACGCTGGAGTGGAACAGGATGACCTAGAGGAGACGCTGCAGGAGCTACGCAGCCTGGCCCAGTGCTACCAGAGTGGCGACAGCCTCATGGACTAA
- the MSTO1 gene encoding protein misato homolog 1 isoform X4, which yields MAGGPREVLTLQLGHFAGFVGAHWWNQQDAALCRPTDAKEPPGELCPDVLYRTGRTLHGQETYTPRLILMDLKGSLSSLKQEGGLYKDKQLDAAIAWQGKLTTHKEEIYPKNPYLQDLLSAEGVLNSDGIWRVKSIPNGKGPPPFTTATTPKPVLPTEGSIRVWSDFLRVHLHPRSICMIQKYNHDGEAGRLEAFGQGESILKEPKYLEELEDRLHFYVEECDYLQGFQILCDLHNGFSGVGAKAAELLQDEYSGRGIITWGLLPGPYCLGEPQKNIYRLLNTAFGLVHLSAHSSLVCPLSLGGSLGLQPEPPVNFPHLQYDAALPFHCGAILATALDTVTVPYRLCSSPVSMVHLADMLNFSGKKVVTAGATIPFPLVPSQSLPDTLMQLGEATPWTPLSACGDPSGTCCFAQSVVLRGLDRACHTSQLTPGTPLPSPLHACTTGEEVLAQYLQQQQPRVRSSSHLLLTPCKVVPPYPYLFSSSFSQQGLVLDGPPTGAGFPFPSLRSSGEHPSARGPLLLFILEPGPGRFGQRSRQTRPAALGQLHGRWSGTG from the exons atgGCGGGGGGTCCCCGGGAGGTGCTCACTTTGCAGTTGGGACATTTTGCGGGTTTCGTGGGAGCGCACTGGTGGAACCAGCAG GATGCTGCGCTGTGCAGGCCGACCGATGCCAAAGAACCGCCGGGAGAGCTGTGCCCCGACGTCCTGTACCGGACCGGCCGGACGTTACACGGCCAAGAGACTTACACGCCGAGACTCATACTCATGGATCTGAAGG GTAGTCTGAGCTCCCTAAAACAAGAAGGTGGACTCTACAAGGACAAGCAGCTAGATGCTGCAATAGCATG GCAAGGGAAGCTCACCACACACAAAGAGGAAATCTATCCCAAGAACCCTTATCTCCAGGACCTCCTGAGTGCAGAG GGAGTGCTGAATAGTGATGGTATCTGGAGGGTCAAATCCATTCCCAATGGCAAAG GTCCCCCACCATTCACCACCGCTACAACTCCAAAACCAGTTCTCCCCACAGAGGGCAGCATCAGAGTCTGGTCAGACTTTCTCAGAGTCCATCTCCATCCCCGGAGCATCTGTATGATTCAGAAGTACAACCATGATGG GGAAGCAGGTCGCCTGGAGGCTTTTGGCCAAGGGGAGAGTATCCTGAAGGAACCCAAGTACCTGGAAGAGCTGGAGGACAGGCTGCACTTCTACGTGGAGGAATGCGACTACCTGCAG GGCTTCCAGATCCTGTGTGACCTGCACAATGGCTTCTCTGGGGTAGGCGCCAAGGCCGCAGAGTTGCTACAAGACGAGTATTCAGGGCGGGGAATAATAACCTGGGGCCTGCTCCCTGGTCCGTACTGCCTCGGG GAGCCCCAGAAAAACATCTACCGTCTGCTAAACACAGCTTTCGGTCTGGTGCACCTGTCTGCTCACAGCTCTCTGGTCTGCCCCTTATCCTTGGGTGGGAGCCTGGGGCTGCAACCTGAGCCACCTGTCAACTTCCCTCACCTGCAATATGAT GCCGCTCTGCCCTTCCACTGTGGCGCCATCCTGGCTACAGCCCTGGACACAGTCACTGTTCCTTATCGCCTATGCTCCTCACCAGTTTCCATGGTTCATCTGGCTGATATGCTGAACTTCTCTGGGAAAAAG GTGGTCACAGCAGGAGCAACCATCCCCTTCCCCTTAGTTCCAAGCCAGTCCCTCCCTGATACGCTGATGCAGCTTGGAGAGGCCACCCCATGGACCCCACTGTCTGCATGTGGGGACCCTTCTGGAACGTGCTGCTTTGCCCAGTCCGTGGTGCTGAGGGGTCTAGACAGAGCATGCCACACCAG TCAGCTCACCCCAGGGacacccctgccctcccccctccatGCGTGCACCACCGGGGAAGAAGTCTTGGCCCAGTacttgcagcagcagcagcctcgAGTCAGGAG CTCTTCTCATCTGCTGCTGACTCCCTGTAAGGTGGTTCCTCCTTACCCCTACCTCTTCTCCTCAAGCTTCAGCCAGCAGGGTTTGGTTCTGGATGGTCCCCCAACAGGGGCAG GGTTCCCGTTTCCCTCCCTCCGCAGCAGTGGAGAGCATCCCAGTGCTCGGGGCCCTCTGCTCCTCTTCATCCTTGAACCGGGCCCTGGGAGATTTGGCCAAAGATCTCGCCAGACTCGACCTGCGGCGCTGGGCCAGCTTCATGGACGCTGGAGTGGAACAGGATGA
- the MSTO1 gene encoding protein misato homolog 1 isoform X1 translates to MAGGPREVLTLQLGHFAGFVGAHWWNQQDAALCRPTDAKEPPGELCPDVLYRTGRTLHGQETYTPRLILMDLKGSLSSLKQEGGLYKDKQLDAAIAWQGKLTTHKEEIYPKNPYLQDLLSAEGVLNSDGIWRVKSIPNGKGPPPFTTATTPKPVLPTEGSIRVWSDFLRVHLHPRSICMIQKYNHDGEAGRLEAFGQGESILKEPKYLEELEDRLHFYVEECDYLQGFQILCDLHNGFSGVGAKAAELLQDEYSGRGIITWGLLPGPYCLGEPQKNIYRLLNTAFGLVHLSAHSSLVCPLSLGGSLGLQPEPPVNFPHLQYDAALPFHCGAILATALDTVTVPYRLCSSPVSMVHLADMLNFSGKKVVTAGATIPFPLVPSQSLPDTLMQLGEATPWTPLSACGDPSGTCCFAQSVVLRGLDRACHTSQLTPGTPLPSPLHACTTGEEVLAQYLQQQQPRVRSSSHLLLTPCKVVPPYPYLFSSSFSQQGLVLDGPPTGAAVESIPVLGALCSSSSLNRALGDLAKDLARLDLRRWASFMDAGVEQDDLEETLQELRSLAQCYQSGDSLMD, encoded by the exons atgGCGGGGGGTCCCCGGGAGGTGCTCACTTTGCAGTTGGGACATTTTGCGGGTTTCGTGGGAGCGCACTGGTGGAACCAGCAG GATGCTGCGCTGTGCAGGCCGACCGATGCCAAAGAACCGCCGGGAGAGCTGTGCCCCGACGTCCTGTACCGGACCGGCCGGACGTTACACGGCCAAGAGACTTACACGCCGAGACTCATACTCATGGATCTGAAGG GTAGTCTGAGCTCCCTAAAACAAGAAGGTGGACTCTACAAGGACAAGCAGCTAGATGCTGCAATAGCATG GCAAGGGAAGCTCACCACACACAAAGAGGAAATCTATCCCAAGAACCCTTATCTCCAGGACCTCCTGAGTGCAGAG GGAGTGCTGAATAGTGATGGTATCTGGAGGGTCAAATCCATTCCCAATGGCAAAG GTCCCCCACCATTCACCACCGCTACAACTCCAAAACCAGTTCTCCCCACAGAGGGCAGCATCAGAGTCTGGTCAGACTTTCTCAGAGTCCATCTCCATCCCCGGAGCATCTGTATGATTCAGAAGTACAACCATGATGG GGAAGCAGGTCGCCTGGAGGCTTTTGGCCAAGGGGAGAGTATCCTGAAGGAACCCAAGTACCTGGAAGAGCTGGAGGACAGGCTGCACTTCTACGTGGAGGAATGCGACTACCTGCAG GGCTTCCAGATCCTGTGTGACCTGCACAATGGCTTCTCTGGGGTAGGCGCCAAGGCCGCAGAGTTGCTACAAGACGAGTATTCAGGGCGGGGAATAATAACCTGGGGCCTGCTCCCTGGTCCGTACTGCCTCGGG GAGCCCCAGAAAAACATCTACCGTCTGCTAAACACAGCTTTCGGTCTGGTGCACCTGTCTGCTCACAGCTCTCTGGTCTGCCCCTTATCCTTGGGTGGGAGCCTGGGGCTGCAACCTGAGCCACCTGTCAACTTCCCTCACCTGCAATATGAT GCCGCTCTGCCCTTCCACTGTGGCGCCATCCTGGCTACAGCCCTGGACACAGTCACTGTTCCTTATCGCCTATGCTCCTCACCAGTTTCCATGGTTCATCTGGCTGATATGCTGAACTTCTCTGGGAAAAAG GTGGTCACAGCAGGAGCAACCATCCCCTTCCCCTTAGTTCCAAGCCAGTCCCTCCCTGATACGCTGATGCAGCTTGGAGAGGCCACCCCATGGACCCCACTGTCTGCATGTGGGGACCCTTCTGGAACGTGCTGCTTTGCCCAGTCCGTGGTGCTGAGGGGTCTAGACAGAGCATGCCACACCAG TCAGCTCACCCCAGGGacacccctgccctcccccctccatGCGTGCACCACCGGGGAAGAAGTCTTGGCCCAGTacttgcagcagcagcagcctcgAGTCAGGAG CTCTTCTCATCTGCTGCTGACTCCCTGTAAGGTGGTTCCTCCTTACCCCTACCTCTTCTCCTCAAGCTTCAGCCAGCAGGGTTTGGTTCTGGATGGTCCCCCAACAGGGGCAG CAGTGGAGAGCATCCCAGTGCTCGGGGCCCTCTGCTCCTCTTCATCCTTGAACCGGGCCCTGGGAGATTTGGCCAAAGATCTCGCCAGACTCGACCTGCGGCGCTGGGCCAGCTTCATGGACGCTGGAGTGGAACAGGATGACCTAGAGGAGACGCTGCAGGAGCTACGCAGCCTGGCCCAGTGCTACCAGAGTGGCGACAGCCTCATGGACTAA